In Thermococcus thioreducens, a genomic segment contains:
- a CDS encoding putative toxin-antitoxin system toxin component, PIN family, whose product MEALKVVLDTNVVITAAINPFGSSGKVMDLVVGKKVLSYTSEPILEELRFKLTSEKVLRYLESRVYALWIYRIFRASSILVEPSEHFDISPDPDDNKFFDVAYSAKVDFLISLDKKHVLKLRDEGRKFVLNGHEFLISTPAEFLEFVERDKNFKA is encoded by the coding sequence ATGGAAGCGCTCAAGGTCGTCCTAGACACCAACGTCGTCATAACGGCCGCGATAAACCCCTTCGGGAGCTCAGGGAAGGTCATGGATTTAGTTGTCGGGAAGAAGGTTCTCTCCTACACCTCCGAACCGATACTTGAAGAGCTCCGCTTCAAGCTGACGAGCGAGAAGGTTCTCAGATACCTTGAGAGCAGGGTATATGCCCTCTGGATTTACAGGATTTTCAGGGCTTCATCAATTCTTGTTGAGCCGAGCGAGCATTTTGATATTTCGCCTGATCCTGACGACAACAAGTTCTTTGACGTTGCATATTCAGCCAAGGTTGACTTTCTCATAAGTCTCGACAAGAAGCACGTGCTGAAGCTGAGGGACGAGGGCAGAAAATTCGTTCTGAACGGGCACGAGTTTCTGATTTCAACACCAGCGGAGTTCCTTGAGTTCGTCGAAAGGGATAAAAACTTCAAAGCGTAG
- a CDS encoding ribbon-helix-helix domain-containing protein: MSTTEKVSIRFPQGLMKEIDELVESGEFSSRSELIKEAVRFFLLHYESPEELWETYKLLARERKVPSEKEIEKLLEEVDEEWKRSRSS; the protein is encoded by the coding sequence ATGTCCACAACCGAGAAAGTTTCGATCCGATTTCCTCAGGGCCTAATGAAGGAAATTGATGAGCTCGTGGAGAGCGGCGAGTTCTCAAGCCGGAGCGAGCTCATCAAGGAAGCCGTGAGGTTTTTCCTGCTCCACTACGAGTCTCCAGAAGAGCTCTGGGAGACCTACAAGCTCCTCGCGAGGGAGAGGAAGGTTCCATCAGAGAAGGAAATCGAAAAGCTCCTTGAGGAAGTGGACGAGGAATGGAAGCGCTCAAGGTCGTCCTAG
- the pyrH gene encoding UMP kinase: MRIVFDIGGSVLVPDDPDVDFIGKIAYELIKISEDHEVAVVVGGGKVARKYIKAAKSFTPNETFKDYIGIHITRANAMLLIAALGEKAYPFVIQDFRKAWEVIQLKKIPIMGGTHPGHTTDAVSALLAEYLQADLLVVITNVDGVYDSDPKKNPNAKKLDRITVDQLVEIAMEGESKAGGSGVVDALAAKFIQRGRIKTYIVGKGDAYHLFDVVKGKHSGTVVEP; encoded by the coding sequence ATGAGGATAGTCTTCGATATAGGCGGATCGGTTCTTGTGCCAGATGATCCGGACGTTGATTTTATCGGGAAAATAGCTTACGAGCTCATCAAGATAAGCGAGGATCACGAGGTGGCAGTGGTAGTCGGCGGCGGAAAAGTTGCCAGAAAGTACATCAAGGCGGCAAAGAGCTTCACGCCCAACGAGACCTTCAAGGACTACATCGGCATACACATAACGCGGGCCAACGCCATGCTCCTCATCGCTGCCCTCGGCGAAAAAGCTTATCCCTTCGTCATCCAGGACTTCCGTAAGGCCTGGGAAGTTATACAGCTCAAGAAGATACCTATAATGGGCGGAACTCACCCCGGCCACACCACCGATGCAGTCTCGGCTTTACTTGCCGAATACCTCCAGGCCGATTTGCTCGTGGTCATCACCAACGTGGACGGCGTCTATGATTCTGACCCCAAAAAGAACCCGAACGCGAAGAAGCTCGACAGGATAACCGTCGACCAGCTCGTCGAGATAGCAATGGAGGGCGAGAGCAAGGCCGGTGGGAGCGGCGTCGTCGACGCTTTAGCCGCTAAATTCATCCAGCGCGGCAGGATAAAGACCTATATCGTCGGCAAGGGCGATGCGTATCACCTCTTCGACGTCGTGAAGGGGAAGCACAGCGGGACGGTAGTGGAGCCTTGA
- a CDS encoding PIN domain-containing protein, with product MDSERVLSGMAPLEGFHCVPCKSRGKRRQASFENLPFWAVGVWLSETITPIRFAVGVMGRRPGLRAELKGVTRVSDGPANRTANGEGLNPFTAGRRSVHDAKIIGSMIENGITKLATLDKDFQGIPIIELLKTEK from the coding sequence ATGGACTCTGAAAGAGTCCTTTCAGGGATGGCTCCCTTAGAGGGCTTTCACTGTGTCCCCTGCAAAAGCAGGGGAAAACGCCGACAGGCGTCCTTTGAAAACCTGCCCTTTTGGGCAGTTGGAGTTTGGTTGTCTGAGACGATAACCCCAATCCGCTTTGCGGTAGGGGTAATGGGCCGAAGACCCGGCCTGCGGGCTGAGCTGAAAGGGGTGACCCGAGTAAGTGATGGGCCCGCAAACCGAACCGCCAACGGCGAGGGGTTGAACCCCTTCACGGCGGGGAGGAGGTCAGTCCATGACGCAAAGATAATCGGCTCCATGATTGAAAACGGAATAACAAAGCTCGCAACTCTTGATAAAGACTTCCAGGGAATCCCAATAATTGAGCTCCTCAAAACGGAAAAATAA
- a CDS encoding NAD(P)/FAD-dependent oxidoreductase: MSKIAVIGGGVIGGAPPHELAKLGEEVILFEKNYFGSGSTFRCATGIRAQFTDEANIRLMKYSVERWEKLEEELGFDINFKQTGYLFLATSEEEVEAFKANIRLQNRFGVPTRLIGMDEAREIVPILNTEPFLAGAWNPKDGKANPFKTLFAYLFRAKELGVDAREHTEVIGFEQEGDAITAVRFRSNGKVESVRVDAVLNAANAWAPLINEMAGLSRDIIPITAYKHQLVKTEPLEPGQAEPLVCPPSWNDAYIIQDGEDGGIICGAGIEHKAKGLDDYEPTYDFLRGVLEYAVRIAPPLRYAHVVRQWAGFYAKTPDSNPAIGRLLDNFYIAAGFSGHGFMMAPAVGEAMAGLISKGRSKVPLDWEWYDPYRFERGELRSSAFQIG; this comes from the coding sequence ATGAGTAAAATCGCCGTAATCGGCGGGGGGGTAATAGGAGGCGCCCCCCCCCACGAGCTGGCGAAGCTCGGGGAAGAGGTAATCCTCTTCGAGAAGAACTATTTCGGCTCCGGCTCGACCTTCCGCTGTGCCACAGGAATCCGCGCCCAGTTCACCGATGAGGCCAACATCAGGCTCATGAAGTACTCCGTTGAGCGCTGGGAAAAGCTTGAGGAAGAGCTCGGCTTCGATATAAACTTCAAGCAGACCGGCTATCTGTTCCTTGCCACGAGCGAGGAGGAGGTTGAAGCGTTTAAGGCCAACATAAGGCTCCAGAACAGATTCGGCGTTCCGACCAGGCTCATCGGCATGGATGAGGCCAGGGAGATAGTGCCCATCCTCAACACCGAGCCTTTCCTTGCAGGCGCATGGAACCCAAAGGACGGCAAGGCGAACCCCTTCAAGACGCTCTTTGCGTACCTCTTCCGGGCCAAGGAGCTCGGCGTTGATGCGCGCGAGCACACGGAAGTTATAGGCTTCGAGCAGGAGGGAGATGCCATAACCGCCGTGAGGTTCAGGAGCAACGGGAAGGTCGAGAGCGTTAGGGTAGATGCCGTCCTCAACGCGGCCAACGCATGGGCGCCCCTCATCAACGAGATGGCCGGCCTCAGCAGAGACATCATACCCATCACCGCCTACAAGCACCAGCTCGTCAAGACCGAGCCGCTCGAACCCGGCCAGGCCGAACCGTTGGTGTGCCCGCCGAGCTGGAACGACGCCTACATAATTCAGGACGGTGAGGACGGCGGAATAATCTGCGGTGCCGGGATAGAGCACAAGGCTAAAGGCTTAGACGACTACGAGCCGACCTACGACTTCCTGCGCGGCGTTCTGGAGTATGCCGTCAGAATCGCCCCGCCGCTCCGCTACGCTCACGTTGTCCGCCAGTGGGCGGGCTTCTACGCAAAGACGCCGGACAGCAATCCCGCCATCGGAAGGCTCCTCGACAACTTTTACATTGCCGCAGGCTTCAGCGGGCACGGCTTCATGATGGCGCCGGCGGTTGGGGAGGCGATGGCCGGGCTGATATCGAAAGGCCGTTCCAAGGTTCCGCTCGACTGGGAGTGGTACGACCCGTACCGCTTTGAGCGCGGCGAGCTGAGGAGTTCGGCGTTCCAGATAGGTTGA
- a CDS encoding (2Fe-2S)-binding protein — MGGKKIVCRCNDVTVEEVEALIDSGVTDIEELKRLLRIGMGPCQGRTCVPIVLGILARKTGRSQEEIPLPKARVPIRPVRVEVIVGGADE; from the coding sequence ATGGGGGGAAAGAAAATCGTCTGCCGGTGTAACGACGTCACCGTCGAGGAAGTCGAGGCGCTCATAGATTCCGGCGTCACCGATATCGAGGAGCTGAAACGGCTCCTCCGCATAGGGATGGGCCCCTGCCAGGGGAGGACGTGCGTCCCCATAGTCCTCGGCATACTGGCCAGAAAGACCGGAAGGAGTCAGGAGGAGATACCGCTTCCGAAGGCGAGGGTTCCGATTCGGCCCGTTCGCGTAGAGGTTATAGTGGGTGGTGCCGATGAGTAA
- a CDS encoding 4Fe-4S dicluster domain-containing protein, translating to MSEIPSYLRNGYITPEELEKFIPLPSEERLRKRPVAIPDCPQEIPCAPCREICPTGAISMPTPNDLPIVDYDKCIGCSLCVQICPGLAFFMVHYVGDRARITMPHELLPVPEKGEEVILLNRVGEPVGRGKVLTVVPREKSKGDTPILIVEVPIELAWDVRAVKVERRE from the coding sequence GTGAGTGAAATTCCCTCCTACCTCAGAAACGGCTACATAACGCCGGAGGAGCTTGAAAAGTTCATCCCCCTGCCGAGCGAGGAGAGGCTGAGGAAACGGCCGGTTGCGATTCCGGATTGCCCGCAGGAGATACCCTGCGCCCCGTGCAGGGAGATATGCCCCACCGGGGCGATAAGCATGCCCACCCCGAACGACCTGCCGATAGTCGATTACGATAAGTGCATTGGCTGCTCCCTCTGCGTTCAGATCTGCCCAGGTCTCGCTTTCTTCATGGTGCACTACGTCGGCGACAGGGCGAGGATAACTATGCCCCACGAGCTCCTTCCGGTTCCCGAGAAGGGCGAGGAGGTCATTCTCCTCAACCGCGTTGGAGAGCCGGTTGGAAGGGGAAAGGTTCTCACAGTCGTGCCGAGGGAGAAAAGCAAAGGAGACACGCCGATACTCATCGTGGAAGTTCCGATAGAGCTGGCCTGGGACGTCAGGGCGGTTAAGGTGGAAAGGAGGGAGTAG
- a CDS encoding FAD-dependent oxidoreductase, with protein sequence MRLTEHPVLRFERGREVTIYFKGQPIRAYEGETIATALHAAGIRVLNYSANEKRPRGLFCAIGKCSSCLMVVNGIPNVRTCITLVEDGMRIEPQHGKARLPGEAKPPEFKEAKVVRADIVIIGGGPAGLMAAIHAADAGASVVLLDENPMLGGQLVKQTHKFFGKREQFAGVRGVEIAKILEEEVRKRENVEVFLETSAVGIFQEGGEKLVLAVRNNRELIEFRGKAVIVATGAMEKMIPFENNDLPGIYGAGAIQTLMNTYGVKPGDKVLIVGAGNVGLILAYQLIQAGVEVKAIVEAMPKVGGYFVHAAKVRRLGVPILTRHTILRAEGRDKVERAVVARLDENWRPIPGTEKTFEVDVIALAVGLRPSIELLHQAGCQIKYVRELSGHVAVRDEWMETTVRGIFVAGDSAGIEEATTAMLEGKIAGIAAALRLGIADESWLKEMEKAQKDLLEFRSGPFGRHVLEGIKKALIGGVASE encoded by the coding sequence GTGCGCTTAACTGAGCATCCTGTTCTGCGTTTTGAGCGCGGCAGGGAGGTTACCATATATTTCAAAGGCCAGCCAATCAGGGCGTACGAGGGGGAAACAATTGCAACGGCCTTGCACGCCGCTGGAATCAGGGTTCTCAACTATTCAGCCAACGAAAAGCGCCCCCGGGGCCTCTTCTGTGCGATAGGCAAGTGCTCCTCCTGTCTGATGGTCGTGAACGGAATCCCCAACGTCAGAACGTGCATAACCCTCGTCGAGGACGGAATGAGGATCGAGCCCCAGCACGGAAAGGCCAGACTGCCGGGGGAAGCAAAGCCCCCGGAGTTCAAGGAGGCAAAAGTCGTAAGGGCGGACATCGTGATAATCGGCGGTGGGCCGGCGGGGTTAATGGCGGCAATCCACGCGGCCGATGCCGGGGCGAGCGTCGTCCTTTTGGACGAGAACCCGATGCTCGGCGGCCAGCTCGTCAAGCAGACCCACAAGTTCTTCGGCAAGCGCGAGCAGTTCGCGGGAGTCAGGGGAGTGGAGATAGCGAAAATCCTTGAGGAGGAGGTCAGGAAGAGGGAGAACGTTGAGGTCTTCCTTGAAACCTCCGCCGTAGGCATCTTCCAAGAAGGTGGGGAAAAGCTCGTTTTAGCTGTCAGGAACAACCGCGAGCTGATTGAATTCCGCGGAAAGGCGGTTATCGTAGCAACCGGCGCGATGGAGAAGATGATTCCCTTTGAGAACAACGATTTACCGGGAATCTACGGCGCCGGAGCCATTCAGACCCTCATGAACACCTACGGTGTGAAGCCTGGCGACAAGGTTCTAATCGTTGGGGCCGGAAACGTGGGGCTTATACTGGCGTACCAGCTCATCCAGGCCGGCGTTGAGGTGAAGGCGATAGTCGAGGCCATGCCGAAGGTAGGCGGCTACTTCGTCCATGCCGCCAAGGTCAGAAGGCTTGGAGTCCCGATACTCACGAGACACACCATTCTGCGCGCCGAGGGTAGGGATAAGGTCGAGAGGGCAGTCGTTGCCCGGCTGGACGAGAACTGGAGGCCAATTCCGGGGACTGAAAAGACCTTCGAGGTCGATGTGATAGCCCTTGCCGTAGGCCTGAGGCCCAGCATCGAGCTCCTCCACCAGGCCGGCTGTCAGATAAAGTATGTTAGAGAGCTCAGCGGCCACGTGGCAGTTCGCGACGAGTGGATGGAGACCACCGTCAGGGGAATATTCGTCGCCGGGGACTCTGCGGGGATAGAGGAAGCAACCACAGCGATGCTCGAAGGGAAGATAGCCGGAATCGCCGCCGCCCTGAGGCTGGGCATAGCAGACGAAAGCTGGCTGAAAGAGATGGAAAAGGCCCAGAAAGACCTCCTGGAGTTCCGCTCCGGGCCCTTCGGCAGGCACGTGCTTGAGGGCATAAAGAAGGCCCTTATTGGAGGTGTCGCCAGTGAGTGA
- a CDS encoding dihydroorotate dehydrogenase: protein MASLEVELFGIRFENPLILASGINDKVPEQWIRAHEEGAGGVVTKSIGIGPRTGYDNPTIVELPYGLINAMGLPNPGWKGFLEMVEGYTFDFPLIVSIFGGTPDEFAFLAEKLSDVADAFELNLSCPHAKGYGMEIGQRPENVYEVVKAVKEATDRPVIAKLTPNIGDITKLGLAAEKAGADAVSAINTLKAIAIDVYAKRPILSNRVGGYSGPGVKPVALRAVYDLARTLEIPVIGIGGITTWQDAVEFLLAGASALQIGTAVSLRGWKVFREINEGIARYLESEGFSSVREIVGLALEE, encoded by the coding sequence ATGGCGAGCCTCGAAGTGGAGCTTTTCGGGATAAGGTTCGAGAACCCACTCATTCTTGCGTCCGGAATAAACGACAAGGTTCCCGAGCAGTGGATAAGGGCGCACGAGGAGGGCGCCGGGGGAGTTGTTACCAAATCAATAGGAATCGGGCCGAGGACAGGTTACGATAACCCAACCATTGTCGAACTCCCCTACGGGCTGATAAACGCGATGGGCCTGCCGAACCCCGGCTGGAAGGGCTTCCTTGAGATGGTCGAGGGCTACACCTTCGACTTCCCGCTGATCGTCTCGATTTTCGGAGGAACGCCGGATGAGTTCGCCTTTCTCGCCGAAAAACTGAGCGATGTGGCGGATGCCTTCGAGCTCAACCTCAGCTGTCCCCATGCGAAGGGCTACGGCATGGAGATAGGCCAGAGGCCGGAGAACGTCTATGAAGTCGTTAAGGCCGTTAAGGAGGCTACCGACAGGCCGGTAATCGCGAAGCTGACGCCGAACATAGGCGACATAACGAAACTCGGCTTGGCCGCTGAAAAGGCTGGCGCTGACGCCGTCTCGGCAATAAATACGCTGAAAGCCATCGCCATAGACGTCTACGCGAAAAGGCCAATCCTCAGCAACAGGGTCGGCGGCTACTCTGGTCCGGGGGTCAAGCCCGTTGCCTTGAGGGCGGTCTACGACCTCGCAAGGACACTTGAGATCCCCGTTATCGGAATAGGGGGCATAACCACGTGGCAGGATGCGGTCGAGTTTCTCCTCGCCGGAGCCTCCGCCCTGCAAATTGGAACGGCAGTCTCGCTCCGCGGGTGGAAGGTTTTCAGGGAGATAAATGAGGGAATAGCTAGATACCTCGAAAGCGAAGGCTTTTCGAGCGTGAGGGAGATAGTGGGGCTGGCGCTGGAGGAGTAA
- the queC gene encoding 7-cyano-7-deazaguanine synthase QueC, which yields MKRAVVLFSGGLDSTACLYWAKRNYDEVIMLVINYGSNEERVTNKVAEFFSKELDVPLKIIRLDFLEEFSKLRGTTLVGGETPRVTAQELEDMNVAQETAKSVWVPARNVVLISVAASLLDALGGGDIIVGFNAEEGATFPDNTPEFVERMNEMLRYGTMAEVNVVAPLIDLDKKGIARLLKELGAKYEYSNSCYMPKGFTEDGKPIHCGECESCVRRHRGLMEALGEDRTVYAVEPKI from the coding sequence ATGAAGCGCGCTGTTGTATTGTTCTCGGGTGGATTGGACAGCACGGCCTGCCTCTACTGGGCGAAGAGGAACTACGACGAGGTCATCATGCTGGTGATAAACTACGGAAGCAACGAGGAGCGCGTTACGAACAAAGTTGCCGAGTTCTTCTCGAAGGAGCTGGACGTTCCGCTGAAGATAATCCGTCTCGACTTCCTTGAGGAGTTCTCCAAGCTCCGCGGGACGACCCTCGTTGGAGGCGAGACGCCAAGGGTCACAGCACAGGAGCTTGAGGACATGAACGTTGCACAGGAAACGGCAAAAAGCGTCTGGGTTCCAGCAAGGAACGTCGTGCTGATAAGCGTCGCCGCTTCGCTCCTCGATGCGCTCGGAGGCGGGGACATAATAGTCGGCTTCAACGCTGAAGAGGGAGCAACGTTCCCGGACAACACGCCCGAGTTCGTGGAGAGGATGAACGAGATGCTGAGATACGGAACGATGGCAGAGGTCAACGTGGTCGCTCCACTCATAGACCTCGACAAGAAGGGGATAGCGAGGCTTTTGAAGGAGCTTGGCGCCAAATACGAGTACTCAAACTCCTGCTACATGCCAAAGGGCTTTACGGAGGATGGCAAGCCAATACACTGCGGCGAGTGTGAGAGCTGCGTCAGGAGACACCGCGGGCTTATGGAGGCCCTCGGCGAGGACAGGACGGTCTACGCGGTCGAACCGAAGATATAG